One genomic region from Quercus robur chromosome 4, dhQueRobu3.1, whole genome shotgun sequence encodes:
- the LOC126721590 gene encoding uncharacterized protein LOC126721590, with product MVTHLFFADNSLLFCKVSVYECQQLIDILQLYEATFGQKVNTDKSSIFFSRNTPEEVKNKVMSTLGPMSDSRHSKYLGLPSIIGKSKTEVFTEIKERVGKKLSGWKEKILSIGGKEVLIKQLPKQF from the coding sequence ATGGTCACCCATCTTTTCTTCGCGGACAATAGCCTGCTGTTTTGTAAAGTAAGTGTCTATGAGTGCCAACAACTCATTGATATCCTCCAACTCTACGAAGCTACATTTGGTCAAAAGGTTAATACTGATAAatcatcaatattttttagTCGTAATACCCCTGAAGAAGTGAAGAATAAGGTAATGAGTACCCTTGGACCTATGAGTGACTCTCGGCACTCCAAGTATCTTGGCCTACCATCTATTATTGGCAAGTCAAAAACTGAAGTCTTCACagaaatcaaagagagagtGGGGAAAAAGCTGTcgggttggaaggaaaaaataCTATCTATAGGCGGCAAGGAGGTCCTCATAAAACAGTTGCCTAAGCAATTCTGA